In the Flavisolibacter tropicus genome, one interval contains:
- a CDS encoding OprO/OprP family phosphate-selective porin, with the protein MRSIFITMLVEGLLFSNLAVCQEPKKHDTTKIVPDGTEGLLYKIDSSTKKLENPKANDFDGTVTTFRVGLGFIYDATTYIQSNTFKEQVDSAKLEVEPKGKLRDFRMLASGVFKTKRSLAWKFAYMWDGDNDKWLLRETGLTIGVPELFGHIFIGRTKEGFSLIKVMNGHSPWTNERLMAIDVIPILADGIKWFGYLPKSRLFWNLGYFNDLISRGQSFSTYEWQTVARVGWLPIYDTKNNVVLHTGINLRYGRPLDGKITLKSRPESNPTPQLINTGAFEAEHSSHIGPEIYYRNKRLMLGSEMYLHNFYSDKTEDHHFFGGNIVASYFFTKTFRPYNTIGSIFGFIPVRKSVFKGGWGEWEGVLNFSMLDLNDGAIQGGKFWRITPMVNWYMTKHLRWEFIYGIGQLERFNKKGNVQFFETRFQITLM; encoded by the coding sequence GTGAGATCGATTTTTATAACCATGTTAGTTGAAGGCTTGCTCTTTAGCAATTTGGCTGTATGCCAGGAACCTAAAAAGCATGATACCACAAAGATCGTCCCTGATGGTACGGAAGGATTACTTTATAAAATAGACTCATCTACTAAGAAGTTAGAGAACCCTAAGGCGAATGATTTTGATGGCACTGTTACTACGTTCAGAGTAGGGCTCGGATTTATTTATGATGCTACTACCTATATACAAAGTAATACGTTTAAAGAACAGGTAGACTCGGCAAAATTAGAAGTAGAGCCAAAAGGTAAGCTCCGGGATTTCAGAATGCTTGCCAGCGGCGTGTTTAAAACAAAAAGAAGCCTGGCCTGGAAGTTTGCTTACATGTGGGATGGCGATAATGATAAATGGTTGCTAAGGGAAACAGGTCTTACCATAGGTGTTCCTGAATTGTTCGGGCATATCTTTATTGGCCGTACAAAGGAAGGATTCTCGCTGATAAAAGTTATGAATGGCCACTCGCCCTGGACCAATGAAAGATTAATGGCCATTGATGTGATCCCCATTTTGGCAGATGGGATCAAATGGTTTGGCTATCTTCCCAAATCCCGACTTTTCTGGAACCTGGGTTATTTCAACGATCTGATATCCAGGGGCCAGAGTTTTTCTACTTATGAATGGCAAACGGTGGCACGGGTTGGATGGTTGCCAATTTATGATACTAAGAATAATGTAGTGCTGCACACCGGTATCAATCTACGTTACGGAAGACCGTTAGATGGTAAGATCACGTTAAAGAGTCGTCCCGAATCGAATCCTACACCACAGCTTATTAATACCGGCGCATTTGAGGCAGAACATTCCAGTCATATTGGACCTGAGATCTACTACCGGAACAAACGTCTGATGTTAGGGTCGGAGATGTACCTCCATAATTTTTATTCCGACAAAACGGAAGACCATCATTTTTTTGGTGGCAACATAGTGGCCAGCTACTTCTTTACAAAAACATTTCGTCCTTATAATACGATTGGAAGTATTTTCGGATTTATACCCGTTAGAAAATCAGTATTTAAAGGAGGCTGGGGTGAGTGGGAAGGTGTGCTAAACTTTTCCATGCTGGATTTGAATGATGGCGCTATACAGGGTGGTAAATTCTGGCGTATAACACCTATGGTTAACTGGTATATGACTAAACATTTGCGTTGGGAATTTATATATGGTATTGGCCAATTGGAGCGGTTTAATAAAAAAGGAAATGTACAGTTCTTTGAAACCCGCTTTCAAATAACATTGATGTAG
- a CDS encoding LytR/AlgR family response regulator transcription factor, giving the protein MSEPTHESMLKCMVIDDEPLAIQLLQNHISKVSFLELAYTFNNPLDALLSINTNPVDLIFLDIQMPQITGIQFLKLLQNRAQVIITSAYQEYAIDGFEHNVVDYLLKPISFERFYRAVEKAYNLKNPNAQQEKPQKFYSETGGYIFVKVETKMIRVELDDILYIEGLKNYVSIFTKNQRIITLQVMKQLEEILPPNRFVRLHKSFIVAIDKINAIERQEVHVKDRVIPIGITYQEHFSKLLDSRKTK; this is encoded by the coding sequence ATGAGTGAACCAACACATGAATCCATGTTGAAATGCATGGTGATAGACGATGAGCCACTAGCGATTCAATTGCTGCAAAACCACATCAGCAAGGTCTCCTTTTTGGAACTGGCCTATACCTTCAATAACCCTTTAGACGCACTGCTGAGTATCAACACCAACCCTGTTGATCTTATCTTCTTAGATATCCAAATGCCACAGATCACTGGCATACAGTTTTTAAAACTGCTGCAAAACCGTGCACAGGTAATCATAACATCGGCCTACCAGGAATATGCCATTGATGGCTTTGAACATAATGTAGTAGACTACCTGCTAAAACCCATTTCCTTTGAACGCTTTTACCGGGCGGTAGAAAAAGCCTACAATCTTAAAAACCCAAACGCACAACAAGAAAAACCGCAGAAGTTTTATTCCGAAACCGGCGGATACATCTTTGTGAAAGTAGAGACCAAAATGATCCGTGTAGAACTGGATGATATTCTGTACATAGAAGGCTTGAAGAACTATGTATCGATCTTCACCAAAAATCAGCGCATCATCACGCTACAGGTTATGAAACAGCTGGAAGAGATACTGCCGCCTAACCGTTTTGTACGCCTACACAAATCCTTCATTGTAGCCATTGATAAGATCAATGCCATAGAACGGCAGGAAGTGCACGTTAAAGACCGCGTAATACCTATTGGTATTACTTATCAGGAACACTTCTCTAAGCTCCTGGATAGCCGTAAAACGAAGTGA
- a CDS encoding sensor histidine kinase, translated as MTDLQKPNTLSQVIFAKRPVLTFFTHWGTWQLLHLIVFLPTLVNSKIFTQFFLFNHIILVFINFLLFYIVAFYIMPRMGLQKKKWAWVVIASLLLAILFTYFKFRLQWYHTDYLLQHNPGYQRMFKNKIPAEPQGFFSYLFRTYFQTNILTNVSIVIVAFAYRLSVNWYQQEKIRKELENQRLRAELSYLKMQVNPHFLFNALNNIYSLAVIENSKRTGDSIMKLSDLMRYVLYEKEDEEHKVRLDNEIRHINSYIDLERLRHEGELYVNFSIEGEPSTCRIAPLLLFPLIENAFKHGIRGVAEKPINIELKITGKHLEFYIQNYKNEYMKDKVGGIGIQNVRKRLNLLYPNQYTLDVKETDDQFFVKLQLPL; from the coding sequence GTGACAGACCTACAAAAACCCAATACGTTATCACAGGTAATTTTTGCTAAAAGACCTGTACTCACCTTTTTTACACATTGGGGAACCTGGCAGCTCCTGCATTTGATCGTGTTTTTGCCCACGCTGGTCAACTCAAAAATTTTTACCCAGTTTTTCCTCTTCAACCATATCATACTCGTTTTTATCAATTTTCTATTATTCTATATAGTGGCCTTTTACATTATGCCACGAATGGGGTTACAGAAAAAAAAATGGGCGTGGGTGGTAATTGCATCCTTGCTGCTAGCCATTCTTTTTACCTACTTCAAGTTTCGCTTGCAGTGGTATCATACAGATTATTTATTGCAGCACAATCCCGGTTATCAGCGCATGTTCAAAAATAAGATACCAGCCGAACCACAGGGGTTTTTCAGCTACTTATTCAGAACCTATTTCCAAACGAATATTCTTACCAATGTCTCTATCGTAATTGTTGCTTTTGCCTATCGCCTTTCGGTGAACTGGTACCAACAGGAAAAGATCCGGAAGGAGCTGGAGAACCAACGACTACGTGCCGAGCTCTCTTATTTAAAAATGCAGGTCAATCCACATTTCCTATTCAATGCCTTGAACAATATTTACTCGCTGGCCGTGATAGAAAATAGCAAGCGCACCGGCGATAGTATTATGAAGCTCTCCGACCTGATGCGGTATGTACTGTACGAAAAAGAAGATGAAGAACATAAAGTAAGACTGGATAATGAAATACGCCATATCAATAGCTATATAGACCTGGAAAGGCTGCGCCACGAGGGAGAATTATATGTCAATTTTTCTATTGAAGGCGAGCCAAGTACCTGCCGCATAGCTCCCCTTTTGCTGTTTCCGCTCATTGAAAATGCTTTTAAGCACGGTATAAGAGGTGTGGCGGAAAAACCTATAAACATTGAGCTGAAGATCACCGGTAAACACCTGGAGTTTTATATACAGAACTACAAGAACGAATATATGAAAGATAAAGTAGGAGGCATTGGCATTCAAAACGTTCGCAAGCGCCTGAACCTGCTTTATCCCAATCAATACACCCTGGATGTAAAGGAAACCGACGACCAGTTTTTTGTGAAATTACAACTACCTTTATGA
- a CDS encoding RNA polymerase sigma factor: MSRPDPSLVELLHKDDIGAFDTLFKKYHLAVYRNILKITKDESTSEDLLQEAFIRLWEKRMQLDPEQSVAGWLFVISFNLSVNYTRKKLREQVIHKELFCNHFQQIGQDSTAILNEEQYYLLQKGIEQLSPQKRKIINLCKLEGKTYEEAAAELKISRHTVKEYLSAAMASLNDYVRKNASHVAVPFLLLVVNNYN, from the coding sequence ATGAGCAGGCCGGATCCTAGTTTGGTTGAACTACTTCATAAGGATGATATAGGTGCTTTTGATACTTTATTTAAGAAGTATCACCTGGCCGTGTATCGTAATATTCTAAAGATCACAAAAGACGAGTCTACGTCTGAAGATCTTTTGCAGGAAGCTTTTATACGGCTTTGGGAAAAAAGAATGCAGCTGGATCCCGAGCAGTCCGTTGCCGGCTGGTTATTTGTTATCAGCTTTAATCTTTCCGTTAATTATACACGCAAAAAACTACGAGAACAGGTTATCCATAAAGAGTTGTTCTGTAACCATTTTCAACAGATAGGGCAGGATAGTACCGCTATCTTAAATGAAGAACAATATTATTTGCTGCAAAAAGGCATAGAGCAGCTTTCTCCACAAAAAAGAAAGATCATCAATCTCTGTAAGCTGGAAGGTAAAACCTACGAAGAAGCAGCAGCTGAATTAAAAATATCACGTCATACGGTAAAAGAATACTTATCAGCGGCCATGGCCTCGCTAAATGATTATGTGAGAAAGAATGCGAGTCATGTGGCAGTGCCGTTCTTGTTGTTGGTGGTGAATAATTATAATTAG
- a CDS encoding FecR family protein: MNRRQEYLKYLLEKERWTIDDEEWMLSYLERGELGAFENVAREAFNEDVASYKNVRDIRLSESALKSIHQRIDMPKPSLMQSIQLHWVKYAAAACIVLLLGWGYLYMTVFYSGSQSIPVQHVTTAATERKTIELPDGSFVSLEPGTSLDYPATFTGETRKVSLKGEAFFEVAKDAKHPFVIQTKHLKTTVLGTSFNVEAYDTKLSKVVVVTGKVKVQTDEDKQTIILTPNQSVVYNNTTGELVKKEVATEAQFYQHRRIGKFNYRGVGLDKVVEDLQRYYNTTITIEGDTKECMFYGDLFAGDQLEKSLGLIATSLNATIKKDTKNSYTIVGGHCR; encoded by the coding sequence GTGAATCGTAGACAGGAATATCTCAAATATTTATTAGAAAAGGAACGGTGGACAATTGATGACGAGGAATGGATGTTAAGTTATTTGGAAAGAGGTGAGCTGGGAGCGTTTGAAAATGTAGCGAGGGAAGCGTTCAATGAGGATGTTGCTTCTTACAAAAACGTACGAGACATACGATTGTCGGAATCAGCCTTAAAAAGCATCCATCAGCGTATAGATATGCCAAAGCCTTCCTTGATGCAGTCCATTCAATTGCACTGGGTGAAATATGCGGCGGCGGCTTGTATAGTTCTTTTATTAGGATGGGGCTATCTGTATATGACTGTTTTTTACAGTGGCTCACAAAGTATACCGGTTCAGCATGTTACAACTGCTGCTACGGAACGTAAAACCATTGAATTGCCAGATGGCTCTTTTGTAAGCCTGGAGCCGGGTACATCACTCGATTACCCAGCAACGTTTACAGGCGAGACCAGGAAGGTAAGCTTAAAAGGTGAGGCCTTCTTTGAAGTAGCAAAAGATGCGAAGCATCCATTTGTTATTCAAACAAAGCATTTAAAAACAACCGTACTGGGTACTTCTTTTAATGTAGAAGCCTACGATACCAAACTGTCGAAAGTAGTAGTGGTGACCGGAAAAGTAAAAGTGCAGACCGATGAAGACAAACAGACCATTATACTAACACCTAACCAAAGCGTGGTGTATAACAATACAACCGGTGAGCTGGTAAAGAAAGAGGTAGCGACAGAAGCGCAGTTTTACCAGCACCGCAGAATCGGAAAGTTCAATTATAGAGGCGTAGGGTTGGATAAAGTAGTAGAAGATCTCCAGCGTTATTATAATACAACCATTACGATTGAAGGTGATACAAAAGAGTGCATGTTCTATGGTGATTTGTTTGCCGGCGATCAATTGGAAAAATCATTGGGCCTGATTGCCACATCGCTCAATGCTACTATTAAAAAGGATACTAAAAATAGCTATACGATTGTAGGTGGCCACTGCCGCTAA
- a CDS encoding SusC/RagA family TonB-linked outer membrane protein, translating into MRQMGNRAYVRKFKSIIKLSILIVSIFGATAASATDGKLQDVLEKTISIEFKDVLLKDALDKISAQTKISFVYVSNPALNNKVSVQAHDQKVGELLKKLLLPYALQYVVVDDHIVIRAGTEKPGKVALEQSNPLHGLPPTDIKGIVISDNDAPLAGVSVVVKGTQRGVVTNAKGEFELKGVNADAVLVISMTGYKSQEVKAESFKSTAFRVQMKPEAASLQEVVVTGFQSIDKKKFTGASTRLKIEDVKMDGVTDVSRMLEGRAAGVSIQNVSGTFGSAPKVRVRGATSITGENKPLWVVDGVVLEDIINISNDQLSSGDPNTMLGSSVAGLNPNDIETFDILKDASATALYGARAMNGVIVITTKKGKAGKPVVNYTGNYTMQLKPSYNNYDIINSADQLALYAEMERKGQISITDMAVAANSGIYGKLAEKIEDGSVYNTAAGRSAFLAKYGSLNTNWFDVLFRNSVAQEHSLSISAGTDKAQSYFSSSFYNDNGWSIADKVKRFTANLRNNYTLSNKLSAGFTMTGSIRQQQAPGTIGRANNPVEGTFSRNFDINPFSYALNTSRLLPAYEEDGSLAYFRRNFAPFNILSELENNRIKLNVLDLKLQGQATYKFNKYLSYDFNGALRFVKTANEHEITEHSNQAEAYRAASTSTIKQRNRYLYTDPNDPSAEPVVVLPYGGFYNLQENQLINYTFRNNLTFNRTFNNRHQVVALVGQEVKYTDRQNTNNTGFGYQYDNGGIPFVDYRIVKQMLENNFQYYGMSNERDRFVGFFGNASYTYDNKYNISATMRDDGSNRLGNSPSARWLPTWTVAGRWNVDKEKFMENVDAISYLALRGSYGLNASYGNAMNSTAVLLTELTKRANSADGQVAINIASLENSDLTWEKKYEANVGMDLGLLKGRMNVTVDAYKRNSFDLISFVKTGGIGGELYKQANYADLSSHGIEVSVGGKPVTGKNWSWNTNLTFGYNTNKITNSENKPLIFDLIRSEGGAQVGYPVRGLYSLVFTGLDKYGLGSYINQNGNSSYAVDFQSENTQYLKYEGSADPTITGGFTNTFNYKDLSFNFLMTYQAGNKIRMQPTYRSGYSDLDAVPGEFINRWTLPGDEKITNIPSTADLYTNYGLGGAYTYNNYNYSDIRVVDGSFVRLKTISLAYKLPASLLKAARLNAASISLQGNNMWLIYADPKLKGQDPEFFNTGGVAMPINKQFVLSLKVGI; encoded by the coding sequence ATGCGACAAATGGGAAACCGTGCTTATGTAAGAAAGTTCAAATCGATCATTAAGTTATCCATACTTATCGTTTCGATTTTTGGAGCTACCGCAGCATCTGCAACCGATGGAAAACTACAAGATGTACTTGAAAAGACCATTTCTATTGAGTTTAAGGATGTATTACTAAAAGATGCGTTAGATAAGATCAGTGCACAAACTAAGATTTCGTTCGTTTATGTTAGCAATCCTGCTTTGAATAATAAAGTGAGCGTTCAGGCACACGATCAGAAAGTAGGAGAGTTATTGAAAAAATTATTACTGCCTTATGCGCTTCAGTATGTGGTAGTAGATGATCATATTGTAATCCGTGCCGGCACTGAAAAGCCTGGCAAGGTAGCCCTTGAGCAGTCTAACCCACTGCATGGACTTCCTCCAACAGATATCAAAGGAATTGTGATCTCCGACAATGATGCGCCTTTAGCGGGCGTATCTGTCGTTGTAAAAGGTACGCAACGTGGGGTGGTTACAAATGCCAAAGGTGAGTTTGAATTGAAAGGTGTAAATGCTGATGCCGTATTGGTGATCAGCATGACGGGTTATAAATCACAAGAAGTAAAAGCAGAAAGCTTTAAGAGCACCGCTTTCCGTGTTCAGATGAAACCAGAAGCTGCCAGCTTACAAGAGGTGGTAGTAACCGGTTTCCAGAGCATTGATAAAAAGAAATTTACTGGTGCCTCTACGCGTTTGAAAATTGAAGACGTGAAGATGGATGGTGTAACCGATGTAAGCCGCATGCTGGAAGGCCGTGCTGCCGGTGTATCTATCCAAAACGTATCTGGTACCTTCGGTTCAGCTCCCAAAGTGCGTGTACGCGGTGCTACCTCTATCACAGGTGAAAACAAACCACTGTGGGTAGTAGATGGTGTGGTATTAGAAGATATCATTAACATCTCTAATGACCAGTTATCTTCTGGTGATCCTAACACCATGTTAGGTTCTTCCGTAGCGGGTTTAAACCCTAACGATATTGAGACATTCGATATCCTGAAAGATGCTTCTGCTACCGCCCTATATGGTGCTCGTGCCATGAACGGTGTTATTGTAATCACTACCAAGAAAGGTAAAGCGGGTAAGCCTGTTGTGAATTACACAGGTAACTATACCATGCAGCTGAAGCCTTCTTATAATAACTATGATATCATCAACTCGGCCGACCAACTGGCCTTGTATGCAGAGATGGAGCGGAAAGGTCAAATCAGCATTACTGATATGGCTGTTGCCGCTAACTCTGGTATTTATGGAAAGCTGGCCGAAAAAATTGAAGATGGTTCTGTATATAACACAGCTGCAGGCAGATCTGCGTTCCTGGCTAAATACGGAAGCTTAAACACCAACTGGTTTGATGTATTGTTCCGTAACTCCGTTGCCCAGGAACATTCTTTAAGCATTTCTGCGGGTACGGATAAAGCACAATCCTATTTCTCTTCTAGTTTTTATAATGATAATGGATGGTCTATTGCTGATAAAGTAAAACGCTTTACAGCTAACCTGCGTAATAACTATACGCTGTCCAATAAGTTATCTGCGGGCTTTACCATGACTGGTTCCATCAGACAGCAACAGGCGCCCGGTACTATCGGCCGCGCCAACAACCCGGTAGAAGGTACTTTCAGCCGCAATTTTGATATTAACCCATTCAGCTATGCGCTGAATACCAGCCGCCTGCTTCCTGCCTATGAGGAAGATGGCAGCCTGGCTTACTTCCGCAGAAACTTTGCGCCATTCAACATCCTGTCTGAACTGGAGAACAACCGCATTAAACTGAACGTACTTGACTTGAAACTTCAAGGCCAGGCTACGTATAAGTTCAATAAATATTTAAGCTATGATTTCAATGGTGCGTTGCGTTTTGTAAAAACAGCCAACGAGCATGAGATCACGGAGCACTCTAACCAGGCCGAGGCTTACCGTGCTGCCAGCACATCTACCATTAAACAGCGTAACCGTTATTTGTATACAGATCCTAACGATCCATCAGCAGAGCCTGTAGTGGTATTGCCTTACGGTGGTTTCTATAATCTCCAGGAAAACCAGTTGATCAACTATACGTTCCGCAACAACCTGACCTTTAATAGAACCTTCAACAACCGTCACCAGGTAGTAGCGTTGGTAGGCCAGGAGGTTAAATACACGGACCGTCAAAATACCAATAACACGGGTTTTGGTTACCAGTATGACAATGGTGGTATTCCTTTCGTTGATTATCGTATTGTTAAGCAAATGCTGGAGAACAACTTCCAGTACTATGGCATGAGCAATGAGCGTGATCGCTTTGTAGGCTTCTTTGGTAATGCTAGTTATACCTACGATAATAAATATAACATCTCTGCTACTATGCGTGACGATGGCTCTAACCGCTTAGGTAATTCTCCTTCCGCGCGTTGGCTGCCTACGTGGACCGTTGCCGGTCGCTGGAACGTAGATAAAGAGAAGTTCATGGAGAATGTAGACGCCATTAGTTATTTAGCCCTTCGTGGTAGCTATGGTTTGAATGCCTCTTATGGTAACGCTATGAACTCTACGGCAGTATTGTTGACCGAGTTGACAAAAAGAGCCAACAGTGCCGATGGACAGGTAGCGATCAATATTGCCAGCTTAGAAAACTCCGATCTGACATGGGAAAAGAAATACGAAGCTAACGTGGGTATGGACCTGGGTTTATTAAAAGGACGCATGAACGTAACCGTAGATGCGTATAAAAGGAACAGCTTCGATCTGATCAGCTTTGTGAAGACTGGCGGTATTGGTGGTGAGTTGTACAAGCAAGCCAACTACGCTGATCTAAGCTCTCATGGTATTGAAGTGAGTGTAGGAGGGAAGCCTGTAACTGGTAAAAACTGGAGCTGGAATACGAACCTGACCTTCGGATACAATACGAATAAGATCACGAACTCTGAAAACAAGCCCCTGATATTTGATCTGATCCGTTCAGAAGGTGGTGCGCAGGTAGGCTATCCCGTTAGAGGCTTGTACTCTCTTGTATTTACCGGTTTGGATAAATATGGTTTGGGAAGCTATATTAATCAAAATGGTAACTCTAGTTATGCTGTAGATTTTCAGAGTGAAAACACCCAATACCTGAAATATGAAGGTTCTGCGGATCCAACCATTACAGGTGGTTTCACTAATACGTTTAATTATAAAGACCTGTCATTCAACTTCCTGATGACGTACCAGGCAGGCAATAAGATCCGCATGCAGCCAACATACAGAAGCGGTTACTCTGACCTGGATGCGGTACCTGGTGAATTTATTAATCGCTGGACATTACCTGGTGATGAAAAGATCACGAACATTCCTTCAACGGCTGATTTATATACTAACTATGGTTTGGGTGGTGCTTATACGTACAACAACTATAACTATTCTGATATACGTGTAGTAGACGGTTCTTTTGTACGTCTGAAAACCATATCGCTTGCGTATAAACTGCCCGCTTCTTTGTTAAAGGCAGCTCGTTTGAATGCAGCCTCTATCAGCTTGCAAGGAAACAACATGTGGTTGATCTATGCTGATCCAAAGCTGAAAGGCCAGGATCCTGAGTTCTTCAATACGGGTGGTGTGGCCATGCCAATCAATAAACAATTTGTTCTTTCATTAAAAGTGGGCATTTAA